A window of the Zeugodacus cucurbitae isolate PBARC_wt_2022May chromosome 2, idZeuCucr1.2, whole genome shotgun sequence genome harbors these coding sequences:
- the LOC105213579 gene encoding synaptotagmin-4 codes for MGDEYSPDVSSMETIIPAILGFAAAAALSAVVYICAKRIRARNRKQNQHDASFPFQPTRRPTAVRSPSGQPPHYLKKSPSPTGTKQLGILQPMQDQTTSPIAPQTMKYMEEDEIQPTRHNRQLMNGEQKHSPTIETHTTVVGQTPVGNGNNNGHNHYHHHHMSAMEDTAKELTIEQYGKLGTIYFKLRYLAERNALMVSIIRCRGLPCKSGGGGGSGAGTGGDGGGNSNSNKNGANGSNEIPTGLNGRTQTATDPYVKLQLLPDKQHKVKTRVVRNTRNPVYDEDFTFYGLNISDLQNMSLHFVILSFDRYSRDDVIGEVVCPLSSIEIGDISKEALSISKEIQPRSLKIRAQGRGELLISLCWQPAAGRLTVVLLKARNLPRMDVTGLADPYVKIYLLYNGQRIAKKKTHVKKRTLSPVFNESFAFDIPAAEGIGATLDGVSLELMLLDWDRVTKNEVIGRLELGGPNSGGTALNHWNEVCNSPRRQIAEWHKLNE; via the exons ATGGGCGACGAATACAGCCCAGATGTGAGCTCCATGGAGACAA TAATTCCAGCGATTTTGGGGTTTGCTGCCGCTGCAGCGCTCTCAGCTGTCGTGTACATTTGCGCTAAGCGAATACGAGCACGCAACCGTAAGCAGAATCAGCATGACGCATCATTTCCATTTCAGCCAACACGGCGACCGACTGCTGTGCGCTCGCCAAGTGGCCAACCACCGCACTATCTGAAGAAATCACCATCACCGACTGGCACCAAACAATTGGGCATTTTGCAACCTATGCAAGATCAGACCACCTCCCCGATTGCACCGCAAACCATGAAATACATGGAGGAAGATGAGATACAACCGACCCGACACAATCGCCAACTAATGAATGGCGAGCAAAAGCATTCTCCCACCATTGAGACACACACAACAGTTGTGGGCCAGACCCCGGTAGGTAATGGCAACAATAATGGCCACAATCACTATCATCACCATCACATGAGTGCTATGGAAGACACAGCCAAGGAGTTGACTATCGAGCAGTATGGAAAATTGGGCACAATTTACTTTAAGCTACGCTATTTAGCCGAACGCAATGCTCTGATGGTGTCGATTATACGTTGCCGTGGCTTACCATGTAAGAGTGGTGGTGGAGGCGGTTCTGGTGCCGGCACCGGTGGTGATGGTGGCGGTAACagtaacagcaataaaaacGGTGCAAACGGTTCTAATGAAATACCGACTGGCTTGAATGGACGCACACAAACCGCCACCGATCCGTATGTGAAACTTCAACTTTTGCCCGATAAACAGCATAAGGTGAAGACTCGCGTTGTACGCAATACTCGCAATCCAGTATACGATGAGGATTTCACATTTTATGGGCTAAACATCAGTGATCTACAGAATATGTCTCTGCATTTTGTCATCCTTAGCTTTGATCGTTATTCTCGTGATGACGTCATCGGTGAGGTAGTCTGCCCATTATCATCCATTGAAATCGGTGACATCTCCAAAGAGGCACTCTCTATTAGCAAGGAAATACAGCCACGCAGTTTGAAGATTCGTGCCCAAGGACGTGGCGAGCTGTTGATTTCACTTTGCTGGCAACCAGCTGCTGGCCGTTTGACTGTGGTTCTATTAAAGGCCCGCAATTTACCCCGCATGGACGTGACCGGTTTAGCCGACCCATATGTTAAGATCTATTTGCTGTATAATGGACAACGCATTGCGAAGAAGAAGACACATGTCAAGAAGCGCACACTGAGTCCAGTATTCAATGAAAGTTTCGCGTTCGACATACCCGCTGCAGAG GGTATCGGCGCCACACTCGATGGTGTTTCACTGGAGTTGATGCTTTTAGACTGGGATCGTGTTACCAAAAATGAG GTAATTGGTCGTTTGGAACTTGGCGGTCCGAACTCTGGTGGCACAGCGTTGAACCATTGGAATGAAGTGTGTAATTCACCACGAAGACAAATTGCCGAATGGCACAAGCTCAACGAGTAA